A genome region from Candidatus Polarisedimenticolia bacterium includes the following:
- a CDS encoding rhomboid family intramembrane serine protease codes for MGIGGAITPAVKGLIIANSAVFLFEFILHSLGLDGVFVRLFALQPDMVYGRLHVWQLATYLFLHGDLMHLLMNMFMLWMFGAEMERLWGSSRFLKYYFLTGVGAGIVTCFFSQSSRTIGASGAIFGVMLAYGMTFPNREILFWLIFPMKAKHFVFLMGGIELLASASWVSDGIGHFAHLGGMLFGYVYLKKAWRLRDWLAEVRWKARRRRFQVFDGDEERKKYPYH; via the coding sequence ATGGGTATCGGAGGCGCGATCACGCCGGCGGTCAAGGGCCTGATCATCGCCAACTCAGCGGTCTTCCTCTTCGAGTTCATCCTCCACAGCCTGGGCCTGGACGGTGTCTTCGTGCGCCTTTTTGCGCTGCAGCCCGACATGGTCTACGGGAGGCTGCACGTCTGGCAGCTAGCCACCTACCTGTTCCTGCACGGCGATCTGATGCACCTGCTCATGAACATGTTCATGCTCTGGATGTTCGGCGCCGAGATGGAGAGGTTGTGGGGCTCCTCCCGCTTCCTGAAGTACTACTTCCTGACCGGCGTGGGCGCGGGAATCGTGACCTGCTTCTTCTCACAGAGCAGCCGGACCATCGGTGCCTCGGGGGCCATCTTCGGTGTGATGCTTGCCTACGGCATGACCTTCCCGAACCGCGAGATACTCTTCTGGCTCATCTTCCCGATGAAGGCCAAGCACTTCGTCTTCCTGATGGGGGGCATCGAGCTGCTGGCATCGGCCAGCTGGGTCTCCGACGGCATCGGCCATTTCGCGCACCTGGGAGGGATGCTGTTCGGCTACGTCTATCTCAAGAAGGCGTGGCGGCTGCGGGACTGGCTGGCGGAGGTGCGGTGGAAGGCACGGCGCCGGCGGTTCCAGGTCTTCGACGGCGACGAAGAGCGAAAAAAATACCCCTACCACTAA
- a CDS encoding tetratricopeptide repeat protein, whose amino-acid sequence MDRAWKDSYDQLTKEAYEEVRRGNFKTAMDMFDLAKRLAESGPDQKEIDRSICNQSTVHLCLGDFRAAEQGLREILLRCTDPQILFIASANLASSLSKQGRIHRAFFYCRKALAESAFLEPHWKAIARNRLANLYLMQSYFREAIAEYREALRIAREAGLAERWPTEHYLDNLGYCLILVGEHREGILHIHEALGLARPRRNQRCITECFQDLSFAYMQLRSLRKAEMYGRRALGMALRKQYTDIIKTCYYLLGEIHFLQGNEKESDFYFGKLQEFYPGLDFLKDFLKTFDVSKILNFKNPS is encoded by the coding sequence ATGGATAGAGCATGGAAGGATAGCTACGACCAGCTCACCAAGGAGGCGTACGAGGAGGTGCGTCGCGGCAATTTCAAGACCGCGATGGACATGTTCGACCTCGCCAAGCGTCTCGCGGAATCGGGCCCGGACCAGAAGGAAATCGATCGCTCCATCTGCAACCAGAGCACGGTGCATCTTTGTCTCGGCGACTTCCGGGCCGCAGAGCAGGGACTGCGCGAGATTCTCCTGCGCTGCACCGATCCCCAGATCCTGTTCATCGCTTCCGCCAACCTGGCGAGCAGCCTTTCCAAGCAGGGAAGGATTCATCGCGCCTTCTTCTACTGCCGCAAGGCGCTGGCGGAAAGCGCGTTCCTCGAGCCCCACTGGAAGGCGATCGCCAGGAACCGGCTGGCGAATCTCTACCTCATGCAGAGCTATTTCCGGGAAGCGATTGCGGAGTACCGAGAGGCGCTGCGCATCGCGCGCGAGGCGGGACTGGCGGAGCGCTGGCCCACCGAGCACTACCTGGACAACCTGGGCTACTGCCTCATCCTCGTGGGAGAGCACCGCGAGGGCATCCTGCACATCCACGAAGCCCTCGGCCTGGCGCGCCCGCGCCGCAACCAGCGCTGCATCACCGAGTGCTTCCAGGACCTCAGCTTCGCCTACATGCAGCTGCGCTCGCTGCGCAAGGCGGAGATGTACGGGCGGCGGGCCCTGGGGATGGCTCTGCGCAAGCAATACACCGACATCATCAAGACGTGCTACTACCTTCTCGGCGAGATCCACTTCCTCCAGGGGAATGAGAAGGAATCGGATTTCTACTTCGGAAAGCTACAGGAATTCTATCCGGGACTGGACTTCCTGAAGGACTTCCTGAAGACCTTCGACGTCAGCAAGATTCTCAACTTCAAGAACCCGAGTTAG
- a CDS encoding helix-turn-helix transcriptional regulator, whose product MGSSRAKYRQPLLVGDRIRTLRKDRNLTQAELAASIGIQQSDLCRMENGEYKVSLESLFKILSIFQINIAEFFHEEAPPSISDKDVDFLREFQKLDAEAQREVWDFMRFKRFEEGGGAPDLDLPTGFRQERDHKKE is encoded by the coding sequence GTGGGATCCAGCCGAGCGAAGTACCGGCAGCCTCTCCTGGTAGGTGATCGCATCCGGACTCTGCGCAAAGATCGGAACCTGACTCAAGCGGAGCTCGCGGCCAGCATCGGGATCCAGCAGTCCGATCTCTGCCGCATGGAGAACGGAGAGTACAAAGTCAGTCTCGAAAGCCTCTTCAAGATTCTGTCCATTTTCCAGATCAACATCGCGGAATTCTTCCACGAGGAAGCCCCGCCCAGTATTTCCGACAAGGACGTCGATTTCCTTCGGGAGTTCCAGAAACTGGACGCCGAGGCCCAGCGGGAGGTCTGGGATTTCATGCGTTTCAAGCGCTTCGAGGAGGGCGGAGGCGCCCCCGACCTGGATTTGCCCACGGGTTTCCGCCAAGAGCGGGACCACAAGAAAGAGTAG
- a CDS encoding RNA polymerase sigma factor RpoD/SigA codes for MESRPQERSSSVSKYLSDIGEFPLLTREEEQQLAAALQDGNGALNELVESNLSFVVKIASEYRNLGLPFEDLLNEGNIGLIEAAHHFDHNRGTKFITYAIWWIRKSILRALSQHSNLVRIPNYQLKKVKNVRATERALVRELGRKPDREEISRELQSTIAKIDEILQIKLRELSLDDKIGRDKDTPISDYLVDEGSTNPEEELLKEESEVLIRLALKDLNEQEKTVIVDRFGLEGGRTFTLKEIGERMGISRERVRQIEAQAKKRLRKLITHNRALARSKTRERVEVIARIETSRLRLSH; via the coding sequence ATGGAATCCAGGCCCCAGGAGCGTAGCAGTTCGGTATCGAAGTATCTCTCCGACATCGGTGAGTTCCCCCTCCTGACTCGCGAGGAAGAGCAGCAGTTGGCCGCCGCGCTGCAGGACGGCAACGGGGCCCTCAACGAGCTGGTGGAATCGAACCTCTCCTTCGTCGTCAAGATCGCCTCCGAGTACCGCAATTTGGGCCTGCCGTTCGAAGATCTGCTCAACGAAGGGAATATCGGCCTGATCGAGGCGGCGCACCACTTCGACCACAACCGAGGCACCAAGTTCATCACCTATGCCATCTGGTGGATCCGCAAGTCGATCCTCCGGGCCCTGTCGCAGCATTCCAACCTCGTCCGCATCCCCAACTACCAGCTCAAGAAAGTCAAGAACGTGCGGGCCACCGAGCGTGCGCTGGTCCGGGAGCTGGGCCGCAAGCCCGACCGTGAGGAGATCTCCCGCGAGCTGCAGAGCACGATCGCCAAGATCGACGAGATCCTGCAGATCAAGCTGCGCGAGCTGTCGCTCGACGACAAGATCGGCCGCGACAAAGACACTCCCATCTCCGACTACCTGGTCGACGAGGGCTCCACGAACCCCGAAGAGGAGCTCCTCAAGGAGGAGAGTGAAGTCCTGATCCGCCTGGCGCTGAAGGACCTGAACGAGCAGGAGAAGACGGTCATCGTCGACCGCTTCGGCCTGGAAGGCGGACGCACCTTCACCCTGAAGGAGATCGGCGAGCGCATGGGGATCAGCCGCGAGCGGGTGCGACAGATCGAGGCGCAGGCCAAGAAGCGGCTGCGCAAGCTCATCACGCACAACCGCGCGCTGGCCCGCAGCAAGACGCGGGAGCGGGTCGAGGTCATCGCCAGGATCGAAACTTCGAGGCTGCGGCTGTCGCACTGA
- a CDS encoding DUF507 family protein: MRLTRDQVETVTQRLVHALMKEGTISTEEPGGIIDLLSRVFTEDLAVEDRLNLEVREIMEKYTEEISRGDINYQEMFRKIKTKLARERHIIL; this comes from the coding sequence ATGAGACTCACGCGCGATCAGGTCGAAACGGTCACCCAGCGGCTCGTCCATGCCCTCATGAAGGAGGGGACAATCTCCACGGAGGAGCCGGGGGGCATCATCGATCTCCTCTCACGGGTCTTCACCGAGGACCTGGCCGTGGAGGACCGCCTCAACCTGGAGGTGCGCGAGATCATGGAGAAGTACACCGAGGAGATTTCGCGCGGCGACATCAACTACCAGGAGATGTTCCGCAAGATCAAGACCAAGCTGGCGCGCGAGCGCCACATCATCCTGTAG
- a CDS encoding DUF507 family protein, which yields MKLSHEKIVHLSHLMLDALLEDDRVDYHGDENEVRQRIVTLLKTELEQEDAMEDAARRKIESQKRGIPEGSPEWDLLFRKYYEEELSKVKRLKE from the coding sequence ATGAAGCTCAGCCACGAGAAGATCGTCCACCTTTCCCACCTGATGCTGGACGCCCTGCTGGAAGACGACAGGGTCGACTACCATGGGGACGAGAACGAGGTGCGCCAGCGCATCGTCACGCTCCTCAAGACGGAGCTGGAGCAGGAGGACGCGATGGAGGATGCGGCCCGCCGCAAGATCGAGTCCCAGAAGCGGGGCATCCCCGAGGGAAGCCCCGAATGGGACCTCCTCTTCCGCAAGTATTACGAGGAAGAGCTGAGCAAGGTGAAGCGGCTGAAGGAGTAG
- the selB gene encoding selenocysteine-specific translation elongation factor, with protein MDAPRRLVIGTAGHIDHGKSLLVRALTGIDPDRLKEEKERGITIDLGFASLALPGGAQAGFVDVPGHERFVRNMLAGVGGIDLVLLVIAADESIKPQTREHFQICRLLGIPRGVIVLTKSDLVDTDILEIVRLEVREFVAGSFLEQAPILAVSAKTGAGLDELKQALAAEAGSVPGRPLGRVFRLPVDRSFSIRGFGTVVTGTLISGSVTTGEEIEVLPTRQRAKVRGLEVFGEARREASAGQRTAVNLQGLEAAAVLRGNLLAPRDVLRPSRLLDVKVEALSSEAGIEDQMPVRFHHLSFETLGRIRLAGIERLEPGESGFAQIRLSRPAVAIPGDRFILRRPSPAATLGGGVILDNLPRKLRAPEAATLARRLQSLESPDGGIRLKELVRGGGKQGMDLTELRARTGWSAEFLLESLAGPLKSGEIIRVSSEPPRFLAADLHDELLGEIVGALEAFHREHPLQVGLPKEEIRSRFFRRAPGELFRALLEEGARRGRLRVDRDLVAAASHKVTLKEAEVSASERIEESFRNAGLNPPDPAQVVADLALSRETAENLFFLLVKQGKLVRVQEGRIFHAAALEALKARVWEHGKTSDLLDIATFKDLSGTTRKNAIPLLEYLDTVRVTRRDGDRRRILPPVR; from the coding sequence GTGGACGCGCCCCGCCGCCTCGTCATCGGAACCGCCGGCCACATCGACCACGGCAAGTCCCTCCTGGTCCGCGCCCTCACCGGCATCGATCCCGATCGACTCAAGGAAGAGAAGGAGCGCGGCATCACCATTGATCTGGGCTTCGCCTCGCTGGCGCTGCCCGGCGGCGCGCAGGCCGGTTTCGTGGACGTCCCCGGCCACGAGCGCTTCGTGCGCAACATGCTGGCCGGCGTGGGCGGAATCGACCTGGTTCTCCTGGTGATCGCCGCCGACGAGTCGATCAAGCCGCAGACGCGCGAGCACTTCCAGATCTGCCGGCTGCTCGGCATCCCGCGAGGAGTCATCGTCCTCACCAAATCCGATCTGGTCGATACCGACATCCTGGAGATCGTTCGCCTCGAGGTGCGGGAGTTCGTCGCCGGCTCCTTCCTGGAGCAGGCTCCAATCCTGGCTGTTTCCGCCAAAACCGGCGCCGGTCTCGACGAGCTGAAGCAGGCGCTCGCCGCGGAGGCGGGCTCGGTCCCGGGGCGCCCCTTGGGGCGCGTCTTCCGGCTCCCGGTGGACCGCTCCTTCTCGATCCGTGGCTTTGGCACCGTCGTCACCGGGACGCTGATATCAGGAAGCGTGACGACAGGGGAGGAGATCGAAGTGCTTCCAACGCGCCAGCGCGCCAAGGTCCGAGGGTTGGAGGTCTTCGGCGAGGCACGGCGCGAAGCCTCGGCGGGCCAGCGCACCGCCGTCAACCTTCAAGGTCTGGAAGCCGCCGCGGTGCTGAGGGGAAACCTGCTGGCGCCGCGCGACGTCCTGCGGCCATCGCGCCTGCTGGACGTGAAGGTGGAGGCCCTCTCTAGCGAGGCGGGCATCGAAGACCAGATGCCGGTCCGCTTCCACCATCTCTCTTTCGAGACCCTGGGAAGGATCCGCCTGGCGGGGATAGAGCGCCTGGAGCCCGGGGAGTCAGGCTTCGCCCAGATCCGCCTCTCCCGCCCGGCGGTTGCTATTCCGGGAGATCGCTTCATCCTGCGCCGTCCTTCCCCGGCGGCGACGCTCGGCGGCGGGGTGATTCTCGACAACCTGCCCCGCAAGCTGCGTGCCCCGGAAGCCGCCACCCTGGCCCGCCGGCTGCAGAGCCTGGAGAGTCCCGACGGAGGAATCCGGCTGAAAGAGCTGGTCCGTGGCGGGGGGAAACAGGGGATGGATCTCACCGAGCTGCGCGCCCGCACCGGATGGTCGGCCGAGTTCCTCCTCGAGTCCCTCGCCGGTCCGTTGAAATCCGGGGAAATCATCCGCGTCTCTTCCGAGCCACCCCGCTTCCTGGCCGCCGACCTTCACGACGAGCTCCTTGGAGAGATTGTCGGTGCCCTGGAAGCCTTTCACCGGGAGCACCCGCTGCAGGTCGGCCTTCCCAAGGAAGAAATCCGCTCCCGCTTCTTCCGGCGCGCTCCGGGGGAGCTGTTCCGGGCGCTGCTGGAAGAAGGAGCGCGCCGCGGGCGCCTGCGCGTGGATCGGGACTTGGTGGCGGCCGCCAGCCACAAGGTGACCCTCAAGGAGGCGGAAGTGTCGGCTTCAGAGCGGATTGAGGAGAGCTTTCGAAATGCCGGATTGAATCCTCCCGACCCGGCCCAGGTCGTGGCCGATCTGGCGCTGAGCCGCGAGACGGCGGAGAACCTTTTCTTTCTACTGGTCAAACAGGGAAAGCTGGTGCGCGTGCAGGAAGGACGGATCTTCCACGCCGCGGCGCTGGAAGCCCTCAAGGCGAGGGTTTGGGAGCACGGCAAGACGTCCGATCTCCTGGACATCGCGACCTTCAAGGATCTTTCGGGGACCACCCGCAAGAACGCCATCCCGCTTCTCGAATACCTGGATACGGTGAGAGTTACGCGCCGCGACGGCGATCGCCGGCGCATCCTGCCTCCCGTTCGCTGA
- a CDS encoding twin-arginine translocase TatA/TatE family subunit, with the protein MGSFGIGEILLIALIFLLLFGAGRLPALAGSLGVAVRKFRDAAREGRDDDLSGGGGI; encoded by the coding sequence ATGGGATCGTTCGGTATCGGCGAAATCCTTCTCATCGCTCTCATCTTCCTGTTGCTGTTCGGTGCCGGCCGGCTTCCCGCGCTGGCCGGCAGCCTCGGGGTCGCCGTGCGCAAGTTTCGGGACGCGGCCAGAGAAGGTCGCGATGACGACCTCTCCGGGGGAGGAGGCATCTGA
- a CDS encoding ChaN family lipoprotein, translating to MAFQRQVVARLKREIFGVDPNSARKYIQEFHQDFEQFREISSYDDLLRACVHSDIVFIGDYHALPSCQAFEARLLSEIASRGRTILCLEMIYGRQQRILDRFMSGEISEDEFLRRIRYDLEWGYDWQGFRPLFQAARDGSVPVYGIDCEPRSGFRHIRKRDAYAAARIATVAEKNPGARLLVIVGESHLGRKHLPGRVRHALRRRHRTASMLTVVQNLENLYWQLAEQGQPGRDVVQVADDAYCVFNASPLEKYESYRQVLDRWKGEQEDDSDVDLTPTVYNIIDTILDFLRIDKYTHCLRKDSGRCSEYLVDAYPEVYGTLEEAVFRKILRSAHLGSDESEAILAHVQKKGSCFVPRLNAIFLGQFDLAHGGEEAAHFVNLALKRELYEEAPARLPAHDLFYGRVVEEALAFFGSKLIVPGRNHFFETEFYQYYRKDPEVVEAKTPYSYEEFREIIDFILLHKKFETRYGEYEEVPGELLRGIRSGPKRSNVLVHELGYFLGQQIYDGYHAGAITRKEISDLFRKKMVESGSALRTYLDLVEKLSGVPA from the coding sequence GTGGCCTTTCAGCGCCAGGTCGTCGCCCGGTTGAAGCGGGAGATCTTCGGAGTCGACCCCAACTCGGCGCGCAAGTACATCCAGGAATTCCACCAGGACTTCGAGCAGTTCCGCGAGATCAGCTCCTATGACGACCTGCTGCGAGCCTGTGTCCACAGCGACATCGTCTTCATCGGCGATTACCACGCGCTTCCTTCCTGCCAGGCGTTCGAGGCGCGCCTGCTGAGTGAGATCGCTTCCCGCGGCCGCACCATCCTCTGCCTGGAGATGATCTACGGCCGGCAGCAGCGCATTCTCGACCGCTTCATGTCGGGCGAGATCTCCGAGGACGAGTTCCTGCGCCGCATCCGCTACGACCTGGAATGGGGCTACGACTGGCAGGGTTTCCGGCCCCTGTTCCAGGCGGCGCGCGACGGCTCGGTGCCGGTGTACGGCATCGACTGCGAGCCGCGCAGCGGCTTCCGTCACATCCGCAAGCGCGATGCCTACGCTGCCGCCCGCATCGCCACGGTGGCGGAGAAGAACCCGGGCGCGCGCCTCCTGGTCATCGTCGGAGAATCCCACCTCGGCCGCAAGCACCTCCCAGGAAGGGTGCGCCACGCCCTGCGCCGGCGCCACAGGACCGCCTCGATGCTGACCGTCGTGCAGAACCTCGAGAACCTCTACTGGCAGCTGGCCGAGCAGGGACAGCCCGGGCGCGACGTCGTGCAGGTGGCGGACGACGCCTACTGCGTCTTCAACGCCAGCCCGCTCGAGAAATACGAGTCGTACCGCCAGGTGCTGGACCGCTGGAAAGGGGAGCAGGAGGACGACTCCGATGTCGACCTGACCCCTACCGTCTACAACATCATCGACACGATTCTGGATTTCCTGCGCATCGACAAGTACACCCACTGCCTGAGAAAGGACTCAGGCCGCTGCAGCGAGTACCTGGTGGACGCCTATCCCGAGGTCTACGGCACCCTCGAGGAGGCGGTCTTCCGCAAGATTCTGCGCTCCGCCCACCTCGGCTCGGACGAGAGCGAGGCGATCCTGGCGCACGTCCAGAAGAAAGGCTCCTGCTTTGTGCCGAGGCTGAACGCCATCTTCCTCGGCCAGTTCGATCTGGCGCACGGCGGCGAGGAAGCGGCCCACTTCGTCAACCTGGCCCTCAAGCGTGAGCTGTACGAGGAGGCCCCCGCGCGGCTGCCGGCCCACGATCTCTTCTACGGTCGTGTCGTGGAGGAGGCGCTCGCGTTCTTCGGGTCGAAGCTGATTGTCCCCGGCCGGAACCACTTCTTCGAGACCGAGTTCTACCAGTACTATCGCAAGGATCCCGAGGTGGTTGAAGCCAAGACCCCTTACAGCTACGAGGAGTTCCGCGAGATCATCGACTTCATCCTGCTGCACAAGAAATTCGAGACGCGCTACGGGGAGTACGAAGAGGTGCCGGGGGAGCTCTTGCGCGGCATCCGCTCCGGGCCGAAACGCAGCAACGTGCTGGTGCACGAGCTGGGGTATTTCCTGGGTCAGCAGATCTACGACGGCTACCATGCCGGCGCCATCACCCGCAAGGAGATCTCCGACCTGTTCCGCAAGAAGATGGTGGAGAGCGGGAGCGCCCTGCGCACCTACCTCGATCTCGTGGAGAAACTCTCCGGAGTGCCCGCCTGA
- a CDS encoding Lrp/AsnC ligand binding domain-containing protein: MPVQAFVLVKVKSGTSEQVEDALSDLPGVKLSHSVMGPYDVVVYVEGTNINSLRDMIMKKIQSIPAVRHTTTLLVI, encoded by the coding sequence ATGCCTGTCCAGGCTTTCGTTCTGGTCAAGGTCAAGTCCGGCACGTCCGAGCAGGTGGAAGACGCTCTGTCCGATCTTCCGGGCGTCAAGCTGTCGCACTCGGTGATGGGTCCCTACGATGTCGTGGTCTATGTCGAGGGAACCAACATCAACAGTCTGCGCGACATGATCATGAAGAAGATCCAGTCGATTCCCGCCGTCCGCCATACGACGACGCTTCTGGTGATATGA